One genomic window of Cyanobacteria bacterium FACHB-DQ100 includes the following:
- the moaA gene encoding GTP 3',8-cyclase MoaA, with the protein MNQVDYLRISLVDRCNFRCLYCMPEGSDLEYVLQQDLLTQEELTTLLREVFIPVGFTRFRLTGGEPLIRPGVVDIVRTIAQFPETQDLSMTTNAFLLESMAQDLYDAGLRRINISLDSLEPETFDRIIGNRGRSRWQQVWGGIQTAYRIGFNPLKLNVVVIPGINDHEVLDLAALSVDREWHVRFIEFMPIGNSELFSDQGWIDSETIRQQIRKRWGLTEANVRGNGPADVFKIPGAKGTLGFISQMSECFCDRCNRMRLSADGWLRPCLLNEIGQIDLRTQLRSGVSTRELRQQVSELLGLKPEINYKQRQSGTTGKYHRTMSQIGG; encoded by the coding sequence ATGAATCAAGTGGATTATTTGCGAATTAGCTTAGTCGATCGCTGTAACTTTCGATGTCTGTACTGTATGCCTGAAGGCAGCGATCTTGAATATGTATTGCAGCAAGACTTACTCACTCAAGAAGAATTAACCACGCTGCTGAGAGAAGTTTTTATTCCGGTTGGGTTTACTCGGTTTCGATTAACGGGTGGAGAACCGTTGATTCGTCCGGGAGTGGTGGACATTGTGAGAACGATCGCGCAATTTCCCGAAACGCAAGATCTATCGATGACGACGAATGCGTTTTTGCTCGAATCGATGGCGCAAGATCTCTATGACGCTGGTTTGAGACGAATTAATATCAGTCTCGATTCGCTAGAGCCAGAAACGTTCGATCGCATCATTGGAAATCGGGGTCGATCTCGCTGGCAACAAGTTTGGGGCGGAATTCAAACCGCTTACCGGATTGGATTTAATCCGCTTAAACTAAACGTCGTGGTGATTCCGGGCATCAATGATCATGAGGTGCTTGACTTGGCGGCATTGAGCGTCGATCGTGAATGGCACGTTCGATTTATTGAATTCATGCCGATCGGAAACAGCGAATTATTCAGCGATCAAGGTTGGATTGACTCAGAAACCATTCGTCAACAAATTCGGAAACGCTGGGGACTCACTGAAGCAAACGTCAGAGGAAACGGCCCCGCAGATGTATTTAAGATTCCAGGAGCAAAAGGAACATTAGGATTTATTAGTCAAATGTCAGAATGTTTTTGCGATCGCTGCAATCGAATGCGCCTCTCCGCCGATGGCTGGCTCCGTCCTTGCTTGCTGAATGAGATCGGACAAATTGATCTCAGAACCCAACTGCGATCAGGCGTTTCAACCAGAGAACTCCGTCAACAAGTGAGCGAACTACTCGGACTAAAACCTGAGATTAACTACAAGCAGCGTCAATCTGGAACCACTGGAAAATATCACCGCACCATGTCACAGATTGGCGGCTAA
- a CDS encoding glutathione S-transferase N-terminal domain-containing protein: MLDLYYWTTPNGHKITMFLEEVGLSYNLVPINIGKGDQFQADFLKIAPNNRIPAIVDRDPTGGGDPISVFESGAILLYLAEKTGQLIPSDLRGRTEVLQWLFWQMGGLGPMAGQNHHFSQYAPEKISYAIDRYVNETGRLYAVLNKRLSDREFVAGEYSIADIACYPWIVPYERQGQKLEDFPNLKRWVEAIQVRPATIRAYEKAEAFKAEQISPDQARELLFNQSAGTVKH, translated from the coding sequence ATGCTCGATCTTTATTATTGGACAACGCCAAACGGACACAAAATCACGATGTTTCTCGAAGAAGTGGGATTATCCTACAATCTTGTGCCAATCAACATTGGTAAAGGGGATCAGTTTCAGGCAGACTTTCTGAAAATTGCGCCGAATAACCGAATTCCTGCGATCGTCGATCGTGATCCCACAGGTGGCGGTGATCCGATCTCTGTGTTTGAATCTGGTGCAATTTTGTTATATCTTGCTGAAAAAACAGGACAACTCATTCCCTCAGATTTGCGGGGTCGGACTGAAGTGCTGCAATGGTTATTCTGGCAAATGGGCGGCTTAGGCCCAATGGCGGGACAAAATCATCACTTTAGCCAATATGCACCAGAGAAAATTTCTTATGCGATCGATCGGTACGTGAATGAAACGGGGCGATTGTATGCCGTGTTGAATAAGCGACTGAGCGATCGGGAATTTGTGGCGGGTGAGTATTCGATCGCGGACATCGCTTGTTATCCGTGGATTGTTCCCTATGAGCGGCAGGGACAGAAACTCGAAGATTTTCCGAATTTAAAGCGTTGGGTTGAGGCGATTCAAGTCCGTCCAGCAACCATTCGAGCCTACGAGAAAGCGGAAGCATTCAAAGCAGAACAAATTAGTCCGGATCAGGCGCGAGAATTATTGTTCAATCAATCGGCGGGAACCGTGAAACATTAA
- the psaB gene encoding photosystem I core protein PsaB: MATKFPKFSQDLAQDPTTRRLWYGIATAHDFESHDGMTEEKLYQKIFATHFGHVAIIFLWTSSLLFHVAWQGNFPQWSKDPLHVRPIAHAIWDPQFGKPAIEAYTQGGVDYPVNIAYSGVYHWWYTIGMRTNADLYQGAVFLLLIAALFLFAGWLHLQPKFRPSLAWFKNAESRLNHHLAGLFGVSSLAWAGHLIHVAIPESRGQHVGWENFLFTLPHPAGLKPFFTGNWSVYSQSPDTAEHIFGTAQGSGSAILTFLGGFHPQTESLWLTDMAHHHLAIAVIFIIAGHMYRTNFGIGHSIKDILNAKNFFGNRINGQGNLPHAGLYDTYNNSLHFQLGIHLAALGTALSVVAQHMYSMPPYAFMAKDFTTQASLYTHHQYLAGFFMVGAFAHAGIFWVRDYDPDNNENNVLARLLGHKEALISHLSWVSLFLGFHTLGLYVHNDVQVAFGVPEKQILIEPVFAQFVQASHGKALYGFNALLSNPDSIASNPGAAYLPGWLDAINSGTNSLFLTIGPGDFLVHHAIALGLHVTTLICLKGALDARGSKLMPDKKDFGFNFPCDGPGRGGTCQIASWEQSFYLATFWMLNTIGWVTFYWHWKHLAIWSGNVAQFNESSTYLMGWLRDYLWQYSAPLINGYNVYGTSNLSVWAWMFLFGHLVWATGFMFLISWRGYWQELIETLVWAHERTPLANLIRFKDKPVALSIVQGWLVGLVHFTVGYILTYAAFLIAATTGKFA, encoded by the coding sequence ATGGCGACTAAATTTCCGAAATTTAGCCAGGATCTTGCGCAAGACCCAACCACACGGCGACTCTGGTATGGAATTGCAACCGCGCACGACTTTGAAAGTCACGATGGGATGACTGAAGAGAAGCTGTATCAAAAGATATTCGCGACTCACTTTGGTCATGTTGCAATCATTTTTCTTTGGACATCTAGCCTGTTGTTCCATGTCGCATGGCAAGGCAATTTCCCTCAGTGGAGCAAAGATCCGCTCCACGTTCGCCCGATCGCTCACGCGATCTGGGATCCTCAATTTGGTAAGCCTGCGATCGAGGCTTACACCCAAGGCGGAGTCGATTATCCGGTGAACATCGCTTATTCAGGCGTGTATCACTGGTGGTATACGATCGGCATGAGAACTAATGCTGACCTGTATCAAGGTGCAGTCTTTCTGCTCTTGATTGCGGCATTGTTCCTGTTTGCCGGTTGGCTCCACCTCCAGCCGAAATTCCGTCCGAGTTTGGCTTGGTTCAAAAATGCTGAATCTCGATTAAACCACCACTTGGCTGGATTGTTTGGGGTTAGCTCTCTGGCTTGGGCAGGTCACTTAATCCACGTTGCGATCCCCGAATCTCGCGGTCAGCACGTCGGTTGGGAGAACTTCCTGTTTACGCTGCCACATCCCGCAGGCTTAAAGCCGTTCTTCACGGGGAACTGGAGCGTTTACTCACAAAGTCCGGATACCGCAGAACACATCTTTGGAACGGCACAAGGTTCAGGTTCTGCTATCTTGACCTTCCTGGGTGGATTCCATCCACAGACTGAATCGCTGTGGTTGACGGACATGGCGCATCACCATTTAGCGATCGCCGTGATTTTCATCATTGCGGGTCATATGTACCGCACGAACTTTGGCATTGGTCACAGCATCAAAGATATTCTCAACGCGAAGAACTTCTTTGGTAATCGGATCAATGGTCAAGGAAACTTGCCACACGCAGGGCTATATGACACGTATAACAATTCGCTGCACTTCCAGCTAGGGATTCACCTTGCTGCTTTGGGAACGGCGCTTTCAGTGGTGGCGCAGCATATGTACTCGATGCCGCCTTATGCGTTCATGGCGAAAGACTTCACAACGCAGGCATCGCTTTACACACACCATCAATATCTAGCTGGATTTTTCATGGTGGGTGCATTCGCTCATGCTGGAATCTTCTGGGTACGAGATTACGATCCAGACAACAATGAAAACAACGTTCTAGCTCGATTGCTGGGACATAAAGAAGCACTGATTTCGCACCTGAGCTGGGTTTCGCTGTTCTTGGGCTTCCACACGCTTGGACTCTATGTTCACAATGATGTTCAAGTCGCGTTTGGCGTACCAGAAAAGCAAATTCTCATCGAACCTGTGTTTGCTCAATTTGTGCAAGCCTCTCACGGTAAAGCACTCTATGGCTTCAATGCGTTGCTGTCTAACCCAGATAGTATTGCATCGAATCCGGGAGCAGCTTACTTACCGGGCTGGTTGGATGCAATTAACAGTGGTACGAATTCATTGTTCCTGACCATTGGGCCGGGTGACTTTTTGGTACACCATGCGATCGCGCTTGGTTTGCATGTGACAACGCTGATCTGTCTGAAGGGTGCGCTGGATGCTCGCGGTAGCAAGTTGATGCCAGACAAGAAAGACTTTGGCTTTAACTTCCCGTGTGATGGCCCAGGTCGTGGCGGTACTTGCCAAATTGCTTCTTGGGAACAATCCTTCTATTTGGCTACGTTCTGGATGCTGAATACGATCGGTTGGGTGACGTTCTACTGGCACTGGAAGCATCTTGCGATCTGGTCGGGTAACGTGGCTCAGTTCAATGAAAGCTCAACTTATCTGATGGGATGGCTGCGAGATTATCTCTGGCAGTATTCAGCACCGTTGATCAACGGATACAACGTCTACGGAACCAGCAATCTATCGGTTTGGGCGTGGATGTTCCTGTTTGGTCACTTAGTCTGGGCAACTGGCTTTATGTTCCTCATTAGCTGGCGTGGATATTGGCAAGAGCTAATTGAGACGCTAGTGTGGGCGCACGAGCGTACACCGCTGGCAAACTTGATTCGATTCAAAGACAAGCCTGTTGCATTGTCGATCGTTCAAGGCTGGTTAGTGGGTCTGGTGCATTTCACGGTGGGTTATATTCTGACGTATGCAGCGTTCTTGATTGCTGCGACGACGGGTAAATTTGCTTGA